GCGTCAACCCCTCCGGGCGGCTCCCGGTCGGGGTGCCGCGCGATGCGGGCTCCCAGCCGGCCACGTACCTGGGGGCGCCGCTCGCGCATGTCAGCGGCGTGTCCAGCATCGACCCGACGCCCGCGTTCGCCTTCGGACACGGTCTGTCCTACACACGGTTCGACTGGACGGACCTGGCCGTGGACAGCCGTGAAGCCCCGACGGACGGCGAGTTCGCCCTCGCCCTCACCGTGCGCAACACCGGCGGGCGGTCCGGGACGGAGGTCGTCCAGCTCTATCTGCACGACCCGGTCGCCTCCGTGGTCCAGCCGGTGCAGCGGCTCGTCGCCTACGCCCGCGTGGCACTGGAGCCGGGCGAGGCGCGGCGGGTGCGGGTCACCGTCCCGGCCGACCTCGCCTCCTTCACCGGGCGCGACGGCCGGCGCGTCGTCGAACCGGGCGAGCTGGAGCTGCGGCTGGCCGCGTCCAGCGCCGATCCGCGCCTGACGGCGACGCTCACGCTGACCGGGGCCGAGCGCCCCGTGGACCACACGCGGCGTCTGCACGCCACGGTGACGCAGGAGCCGGTCGCCAAGGAGTGACGCGGGCTCCCGCCGCCTGGGAACAGGTCACAGCAGGCCGCGCCGGGCGAGGTTGCGCAGCAGCGCGCCCACGCCGAACGTCCACGGCGCGGCCTGTTCGCTGGTCACGACGGTGTTGACCAGGGCGCCGAGCCGCGGGCTGGAGATCCGCACGAGGTCGCCGTACTCGTGGGTGAAGCCCGCGCCGGGCGCGTGCCGGTCCTCGGTGGGCGCGAACAGGGTTCCGGTGAACAGCGCGAAGCCGTCCGGGTACTGGTGGTGCGGGCCGTACGTGGCGGCCACCAGATCCGCCACGTCGCGGCTGATCTCGCGCAGGGAGCTGCTGCCGTGCAGGACGTAGCCGTCCGTGCCGTCGACGCGCAGGTCGATGTCGAGCCCGCGGACGGTGTCGAGGCCGAAGTCCTCGTCGAGGAGGCGGACGAACGGGCCGATCGCGCAGGAGGCGTTGTTGTCCTTGGCGCGGCCCAGCAGCAGGGCGCTGCGTCCCTCGATGTCGCGGAGGTTGACGTCGTTGCCGAGGGTGGCGCCGCGTGTCCGGCCGCGGGAGTCCACGACGAGGACGAGTTCGGGTTCGGGGTTGTTCCACACCGAGGCGCCGAGCACTCCGATCTCGGCGCCGGTGCCGACGGCGGACAGGACGGGGGCCTTGGTGAAGACCTCCGGGTCCGGTCCGATGCCGACCTCCAGGT
The DNA window shown above is from Streptomyces sp. NBC_00670 and carries:
- a CDS encoding fumarylacetoacetate hydrolase family protein; the protein is MEPAAARPRPVLTAGSVLPEDADRAALVARVHDPERDGPCVAAVRGEHVVDLTALAPTVSDLMERDDAAALVREADGGRVWRLDALLDTPVGRRDLPHLLAPVDLQVIKAAGVTFARSLLERVIEERAGGDPARAARVRDRVQQVVGGALDGIRPGSPEAARARELLVAEGLWSQYLEVGIGPDPEVFTKAPVLSAVGTGAEIGVLGASVWNNPEPELVLVVDSRGRTRGATLGNDVNLRDIEGRSALLLGRAKDNNASCAIGPFVRLLDEDFGLDTVRGLDIDLRVDGTDGYVLHGSSSLREISRDVADLVAATYGPHHQYPDGFALFTGTLFAPTEDRHAPGAGFTHEYGDLVRISSPRLGALVNTVVTSEQAAPWTFGVGALLRNLARRGLL